One window of Schistosoma mansoni, WGS project CABG00000000 data, supercontig 0136, strain Puerto Rico, whole genome shotgun sequence genomic DNA carries:
- a CDS encoding glutamate dehydrogenase, putative, producing the protein MLMALLNNLIHKPEVLCRKSIFRLVNIPNCLYSTEQDDIPFHLMVEGFYDKASALVEQNLISKLQSKAPDNEKTKIVKGTLNIIRPPTHIFEVNFPHKADDGTFKIIQGFRAQHSVHRRPTKGGIRYSMDVCREEVMALAALMTYKCAVVDVPFGGAKGGIKINPKDHSPAELERITRRFALELAKQGFLGPGTDVPAPDMGTGPREMSWIADTYANTVGHNDMHSHACVTGKSIAMGGIHGRISATGRGVYHGIDNFLNNPKYADAIGLSPGLKDKTFIVQGFGNVGLHTMRYLVRAGAKCIGIAEIDGQIYNPDGIDPRELEDWQIANGTIVGFPHAKPYTKDSLLFEECDILIPAANEKQIHSGNADKIRAKLIGEGANGPTTPKADKILREKNKLVIPDLYLNAGGVTVSYFEWLKNLNHVSYGRLTFKYERDSNYQLLNSVQQSLEKKFADRIPITPSEDFQLRIAVI; encoded by the exons ATGTTAATGGCTTTGCTTAATAATTTAATACATAAGCCTGAAGTTCTCTGTCGAAAATCAATTTTCCGTCTTGTGAACATTCCGAACTGTTTATACAGCACTGAACAAGATGATATACCGTTTCATCTCATGGTTGAAGGATTTTATGATAAAGCTTCAGCCCTTGTTGAACAAAATTTGATATCAAAACTCCAATCAAAAGCGCCAGACAATGAAAAGACGAAAATTGTCAAAGGGACCCTCAACATAATTCGGCCACCTACTCACATTTTCGAAGTTAACTTTCCGCACAAAGCTGATGATGGAACATTCAAGATTATTCAAGGCTTTAGAGCTCAACATAGTGTGCACAGGCGACCCACTAAGGGTGGCATTCGGTATAGCATGGACGTGTGCAGAGAAGAAGTTATGGCTCTTGCTGCTCTGATGACGTATAAATGTGCCGTCGTAGATGTTCCATTCGGTGGCGCCAAGGGGGGAATCAAGATAAATCCCAAAGACCACTCTCCAGCAGAATTAGAAAGGATAACCCGTCGGTTTGCTCTTGAGTTGGCAAAACAAGGATTTCTTG GTCCCGGAACTGATGTTCCTGCTCCGGATATGGGGACTGGACCTCGGGAGATGAGTTGGATTGCGGATACGTATGCAAACACCGTAG GTCACAACGATATGCACAGTCATGCTTGTGTAACAGGAAAGTCCATCGCTATGGGTGGTATTCACGGTCGCATTTCGGCCACAGGACGC GGGGTTTATCATGGGATAGACAACTTCTTAAATAACCCAAAGTATGCGGATGCTATCGGTTTGTCCCCAGGGCTGAAGGATAAAACTTTCATTGTTCAGGGATTCGGGAATGTTGGTTTGCATACAATGCGGTATCTAGTGCGTGCTGGTGCGAAATGTATTGGTATTGCTGAAATCGACGGACAGATTTACAACCCAGATGGTATAGATCCACGAGAACTCGAAGATTGGCAAATC GCAAATGGTACGATTGTTGGCTTTCCACATGCAAAGCCATATACAAAAGATTCTCTTCTTTTCGAGGAATGTGATATTCTTATTCCTGCGgcaaatgaaaaacaaatccaTAGTGGCAACGCAGATAAGATCAGAGCAAAACTAATCGGGGAGGGTGCGAATGGTCCCACTACACCAAAAGCCGATAAA ATACTGCGAGAGAAGAATAAGTTGGTTATTCCAGATTTGTATCTGAATGCTGGTGGTGTTACTGTGTCGTATTTTGAATGGCTTAAAAATTTAAATCACGTGAGCTATGGTCGACTAACCTTTAAGTACGAACGAGATTCCAACTATCAGTTACTAA ATAGTGTACAACAGTCTTTAGAGAAGAAGTTTGCTGACAGAATACCGATAACACCATCCGAAGATTTTCAGCTTCGCATTGCGGTAATTTGA